One region of Penaeus monodon isolate SGIC_2016 unplaced genomic scaffold, NSTDA_Pmon_1 PmonScaffold_18358, whole genome shotgun sequence genomic DNA includes:
- the LOC119569735 gene encoding heme-binding protein 2-like, with amino-acid sequence MFPKLFKYIDGQNDAAMKIDMTAPVTTLVIPGEGPNCENNFTMSFYVPAAHQDNPPTPTNPDVYIEERPELHVFSRRFHGFASDEDWIVNAAQLHDDLVAAGEVGVDFQTYYTAGYDSPYVIIGRNNEVWFMKNDMN; translated from the exons ATGTTCCCCAAATTGTTCAAATACATCGACGGACAGAATGATGCAG CCATGAAGATCGACATGACAGCCCCCGTGACCACGCTGGTCATCCCCGGAGAAGGACCCAACTGCGAGAACAACTTCACCATGAGCTTCTACGTCCCCGCCGCCCACCAAGAcaacccgcccacgcccaccaacCCTGACGTGTACATCGAAGAGCGACCGGAACTGCACGTGTTCTCCAG GAGGTTCCACGGGTTCGCCAGCGACGAGGACTGGATCGTCAACGCCGCGCAGCTTCACGACGACCTAGTGGCAGCTGGCGAGGTGGGCGTCGACTTCCAGACCTACTACACTGCTGGCTACGACTCTCCCTACGTTATCATCGGTCGCAACAACGAAGTCTGGTTCATGAAGAATGACATGAATTGA